One segment of Hemitrygon akajei chromosome 15, sHemAka1.3, whole genome shotgun sequence DNA contains the following:
- the LOC140739486 gene encoding Friend virus susceptibility protein 1-like: MNLFRRKKEATPEQFLIPGWTDNSAGFGMLANTLSQLGSPLSWEDRLLPRETPIGERVARLLRELNFPEQEGSLTDAFWLLATALRHQSGVLSAKKKELGELREEVEAMQQRCAMMGEVVRTSQNRASELEETGVKLACRALQLKHQLYKQKGSMSPDPARVRAMLAQGDDIDTWDGDIWYDDDNRYPDQPSYPPLPGNGQGEDTAQAQAQARPAMVTTYTYPTPQDEAEGNDFDSDYAQAEGDARVRPGEALNAGRRQVQYKDYTMKELSGMGQRFRQKPSEPLAAWLLRIWEEGGGHIYLTPEELVGMGTLATDPRLNQELRGRSVDTDYLFYTVTAAAYRVFPSAMDWDHKVADWETGEEGAQVLRQQALAAALYAHRLGQWAHGGGPEDELFTAGMQTRLVRSAAPALRGVVLSITGPLIGSPIARVIGAMQTLSEIATPRSRARPVSTDRQKKERPPGPSRRELFLSLLQAGVRKEEIDGF; this comes from the exons ATGAATTTGTTCCGCCGCAAGAAGGAGGCCACTCCCGAACAGTTCCTTATTCCCGGCTGGACGGATAATTCGGCCGGGTTCGGGATGCTGGCAAATACATTGTCTCAGTTGGGCTCTCCTCTCAGTTGGGAGGATCGCCTGCTACCACGGGAAACCCCTATCGGGGAAAGAGTGGCACGGTTATTGCGAGAGCTGAATTTTCCGGAGCAAGAGGGGTCCCTGACGGATGCTTTTTGGCTGCTGGCCACAGCCCTGAGGCATCAATCAGGAGTATTATCTGCTAAGAAGAAGGAATTGGGTGAATTAAGGGAGGAAGTTGAAGCCATGCAACAGAGGTGTGCTATGATGGGCGAAGTAGTGCGCACCAGTCAGAATCGAGCTTCTGAGCTGGAGGAAACGGGGGTCAAATTGGCATGTAGGGCCCTCCAATTGAAACACCAGTTGTATAAGCAAAAGGGATCTATGTCCCCGGATCCCGCCCGAGTAAGGGCAATGTTAGCACAAGGGGATGACATCGATACCTGGGATGGTGATATCTGGTATGATGATGACAACCGATATCCGGATCAACCATCTTATCCACCTCTCCCGGGCAATGGCCAGGGAGAGGATACCGCCCAAGCCCAAGCCCAAGCCCGGCCGGCAATGGTCACCACGTATACTTATCCTACCCCCCAGGATGAGGCGGAGGGAAACGATTTTGATTCTGACTATGCTCAGGCCGAGGGCGATGCGCGGGTAAGACCGGGAGAGGCCCTAAACGCGGGTCggaggcaggtacaatataaGGATTACACCATGAAGGAATTGTCCGGGATGGGCCAGAGGTTCCGGCAGAAACCATCGGAACCTTTGGCGGCTTGGTTATtacggatatgggaagaaggaggggggcATATCTATCTAACTCCGGAGGAGTTGGTAGGTATGGGGACGTTAGCCACAGACCCTCGCCTTAATCAAGAGTTGCGGGGTCGGAGCGTCGACACTGATTATTTGTTCTATACTGTTACTGCTGCCGCCTATAGAGTCTTCCCTTCCGCTATGGATTGGGACCATAAAGTTGCGGATTGGGAGACGGGGGAGGAAGGAGCACAGGTGCTGCGGCAGCAAGCCCTGGCGGCTGCCCTATATGCCCATCGGCTGGGCCAGTGGGCCCATGGGGGAGGGCCAGAGGATGAACTCTTCACCGCCGGTATGCAGACCCGCCTGGTCCGCTCAGCGGCTCCCGCATTACGGGGAGTTGTATTATCAATAACGGGACCCTTGATCGGGAGCCCTATCGCCCGTGTTATAGGGGCCATGCAGACATTGTCTGAAATAGCCACCCCCCGTAGCCGGGCTCGGCCCGTGTCTACGGATCGGCAGAAGAAAGAGCGACCGCCAGGACCGAGTAGGCGAGAACTGTTCCTCTCACTGTTGCAGGCAGGTGTCCGTAAGGAAGAAATAGATG GATTTTGA